One Granulicella sp. 5B5 DNA window includes the following coding sequences:
- a CDS encoding carboxypeptidase-like regulatory domain-containing protein, producing MLKRTMIAAVAMLAVVFTAPVKAQAPAPASVHGHVNDPAGAAMAGAQVKFTTDKTAAAKDRKYPYSFDTDANGNYKGTGIAPGDYLVQVFKGSVAADYQTVTLKAGDDKTLDFDMTREEYMKALTPEEREKIEEFKKKNSAAVDANKVIAQLNATLKQTRADLAAAAHTKGDVSTDVTAMKQATDAKPDQSILWVTYGDTLLAQGDHLAAADKAAGKPALSDDDVLKAYGDAVTAYQKGIDLDSKSAKPVPEQIGAAYNQMGTALSRSGKVSDAAAAFENAVKAEPTKAGMYYKNEAVVLFNSQQSDGALAAADKAIAADPNSPDPYWIKGQILIAKSTFDQKTQKLTAPPGCVEAYDKFLELAPDDPKAPGVREVLTSLGQTIDTKYRKGRK from the coding sequence ATGTTGAAGCGCACAATGATTGCTGCGGTCGCTATGCTGGCGGTCGTGTTTACGGCACCGGTGAAGGCGCAAGCGCCGGCACCGGCCAGCGTACATGGCCATGTGAACGACCCCGCCGGGGCTGCGATGGCCGGCGCGCAGGTGAAGTTCACCACAGACAAGACGGCCGCTGCCAAAGACCGGAAGTATCCGTACTCGTTCGATACGGATGCGAACGGCAACTACAAGGGCACGGGGATTGCGCCGGGCGACTACCTGGTGCAGGTGTTCAAGGGCAGCGTTGCGGCCGACTACCAGACGGTGACGCTGAAGGCGGGCGACGACAAGACGCTGGACTTCGACATGACTCGCGAAGAGTACATGAAGGCGCTGACCCCGGAAGAGCGCGAGAAGATTGAGGAGTTCAAGAAGAAGAACTCCGCGGCCGTGGACGCAAACAAGGTGATCGCGCAACTGAATGCGACGCTGAAGCAGACCCGTGCGGACCTGGCGGCGGCGGCGCATACGAAGGGCGACGTGAGCACGGACGTGACCGCGATGAAGCAGGCCACCGACGCGAAGCCGGACCAGAGCATTCTGTGGGTGACCTATGGCGATACGCTGCTGGCGCAGGGTGACCACCTGGCGGCGGCGGACAAGGCGGCAGGCAAGCCGGCGCTGTCCGACGACGACGTGCTGAAGGCGTACGGCGATGCGGTGACGGCGTACCAGAAGGGGATCGACCTGGACAGCAAGTCTGCGAAGCCGGTCCCGGAGCAGATTGGCGCGGCGTACAACCAGATGGGCACGGCGCTGTCACGCTCGGGCAAGGTGTCGGACGCAGCGGCTGCGTTTGAGAATGCGGTGAAGGCAGAGCCGACCAAGGCCGGGATGTACTACAAGAACGAGGCCGTGGTGCTGTTCAACAGCCAGCAGAGCGATGGCGCTCTGGCGGCGGCGGACAAGGCGATTGCGGCGGACCCGAACAGCCCGGACCCGTACTGGATCAAGGGCCAGATCCTGATCGCGAAGTCGACCTTCGACCAGAAGACGCAGAAGCTGACGGCGCCTCCGGGATGCGTGGAGGCGTACGACAAGTTCCTGGAGCTGGCGCCGGATGATCCGAAGGCGCCGGGTGTGCGCGAGGTGCTGACGAGCCTGGGCCAGACGATCGATACGAAGTACAGGAAAGGCCGGAAGTAG
- a CDS encoding DUF2007 domain-containing protein gives MSHTEGQSMKEHEGEFVTVATFPEPMEASVARSALEAAGIEVYLRGETANSMVPVAFAAELQVRTEDEAAAREVLQSAEDYEEPAEDAGKTEA, from the coding sequence ATGAGCCATACCGAGGGGCAGAGCATGAAAGAGCACGAGGGCGAGTTTGTAACGGTGGCTACGTTTCCTGAACCGATGGAAGCAAGCGTGGCACGGAGTGCGCTGGAGGCCGCAGGGATTGAGGTGTATCTGCGTGGCGAGACAGCGAACAGCATGGTTCCGGTGGCCTTTGCCGCCGAGTTGCAGGTGCGCACGGAGGACGAGGCGGCTGCACGCGAGGTGTTGCAGTCAGCCGAGGACTATGAAGAGCCCGCGGAAGACGCGGGCAAGACGGAAGCGTGA
- a CDS encoding DUF3108 domain-containing protein, whose product MRAAFVVAAIGWVFAAGAQAQFLSNPLAPKHPAEPARPIPVLQPPTAGFEYPQHETLTYTVDWRVFQAGLAVFHLEQTVPGTLKISATADTVGAVNMLFPVVDRFQSGMDTKTGCSTGFNKQLQEGRRKIASDLSFDYEHGKQTQYERNLVKGTATRKEANIPACVTDSLAAIFYTQSQPMAVGQTMYFPLADSMRTVTVGMKAEDREEIKTPAGTFATIKVQATADEGIVKNRGAIWVWYTDDARHLPVQMQAKLFWGTITFHLQSVEFK is encoded by the coding sequence ATGAGAGCGGCCTTCGTTGTGGCGGCGATAGGTTGGGTGTTTGCGGCTGGCGCGCAGGCCCAGTTTCTGAGCAATCCGCTGGCGCCGAAGCACCCGGCGGAGCCAGCCAGGCCGATCCCGGTACTGCAACCGCCGACGGCAGGGTTTGAGTATCCGCAGCATGAGACGCTGACGTATACGGTGGACTGGCGGGTGTTTCAGGCTGGGCTGGCGGTTTTCCATCTGGAACAGACGGTGCCGGGGACGCTGAAGATCTCGGCGACGGCGGACACGGTGGGCGCAGTGAATATGCTGTTCCCGGTGGTGGACCGGTTTCAGTCGGGCATGGATACGAAGACGGGCTGCTCGACGGGATTCAACAAGCAGCTGCAGGAGGGGCGGCGGAAGATTGCCAGCGACCTCTCGTTCGACTACGAGCATGGCAAGCAGACGCAGTATGAGCGGAACCTGGTGAAGGGTACGGCGACGCGCAAGGAGGCGAACATTCCGGCATGCGTGACGGACTCGCTGGCGGCGATCTTCTATACGCAGTCGCAGCCGATGGCGGTGGGGCAGACGATGTATTTTCCGCTGGCGGACTCGATGCGCACAGTGACGGTGGGCATGAAGGCTGAAGACCGGGAAGAGATCAAGACACCCGCAGGGACGTTTGCGACCATCAAAGTACAAGCGACGGCGGATGAGGGCATCGTGAAGAACCGAGGCGCAATCTGGGTGTGGTACACAGACGATGCGCGCCATCTGCCCGTGCAGATGCAAGCGAAGCTGTTCTGGGGCACGATCACGTTCCACCTGCAGTCGGTGGAGTTCAAGTAA
- a CDS encoding isoprenylcysteine carboxylmethyltransferase family protein — MGSGSASSQTGKSRWQKIARRIRVPLGFVVAAVFLVFARPTWPTLAWSLPLVLAGLWLRGYAAGYVKKNAELTRTGPYAYTRNPLYLGSMGIAFGFAVAAGSISEARWWLGAVLVVMFLAIYVPTILSEEAFLRGAFPGFDAYAAKVPRLLPRLTPARFADVEGGGRFSAERYQHHREYNASMGAAAIYVALMLRMLLAAHR; from the coding sequence ATGGGTTCCGGTTCGGCATCGTCACAGACAGGCAAGAGCCGCTGGCAGAAGATCGCACGGCGGATACGGGTTCCACTGGGGTTTGTGGTGGCGGCGGTGTTTCTGGTGTTTGCGCGGCCGACGTGGCCGACGCTGGCGTGGAGCCTGCCACTGGTTCTGGCGGGGTTGTGGCTGCGAGGATACGCAGCGGGTTATGTGAAGAAGAATGCCGAGCTGACCCGGACGGGGCCTTATGCCTATACGCGGAACCCGCTGTACCTGGGGTCGATGGGGATTGCGTTTGGGTTTGCGGTGGCTGCGGGGTCGATCAGCGAGGCTCGGTGGTGGCTGGGGGCGGTGCTGGTGGTGATGTTCCTGGCGATCTATGTGCCGACGATCTTGTCAGAGGAGGCGTTTCTGCGCGGGGCGTTTCCGGGCTTCGATGCGTATGCGGCGAAGGTGCCGAGGTTGCTGCCGAGGCTGACGCCGGCACGGTTTGCGGATGTGGAGGGCGGCGGGCGGTTCTCGGCGGAGCGGTACCAGCACCATCGCGAGTACAATGCCAGCATGGGAGCTGCGGCGATCTACGTGGCCCTGATGCTGCGAATGCTGCTGGCAGCGCATCGCTGA
- a CDS encoding glycosyltransferase family 9 protein, whose amino-acid sequence MARLLIVRVGAMGDVLHALPAAAALRRVRPDWEIDWVVDERWQPLLTAEIPGPVVRVSFTVPVRAWKSAPLSRETVRSFLEFRKLRGHYDMVVDMQGTLRAAAIGRLAGGGTLAGYEDPREGLAGTLYGQSFLRQGEHVVQQGAALLGAVSSVQLEPVAAEIPRTEWAEHWAEELIGNSSVCVLTPRAGWVTKQWPVERFGELAQRLRAMGYRCVVNKPNKDDELAEAVVAASDGAAEPVVCNVAGLIALVRRAKLLVGGDSGPMHLAAMLGVPVVALFGPTNPLRNGPWGPGPKAVLRDASSQNTYRRTGEVDPGLAKVTVEQVAAAVAGLEA is encoded by the coding sequence ATGGCACGGTTGTTGATTGTTCGCGTCGGGGCGATGGGAGACGTGCTGCATGCACTGCCAGCGGCCGCGGCACTGCGAAGAGTGCGACCGGACTGGGAGATCGACTGGGTGGTGGATGAGCGCTGGCAGCCGTTGCTGACAGCGGAGATTCCGGGGCCGGTGGTTCGGGTGTCGTTTACGGTGCCGGTGAGGGCCTGGAAGAGCGCGCCGCTGTCGCGGGAGACGGTGCGGTCGTTTCTTGAGTTTCGCAAGCTACGCGGACACTATGACATGGTGGTGGATATGCAGGGGACGCTGCGTGCCGCGGCTATTGGCCGGCTGGCGGGCGGCGGGACGCTGGCGGGGTATGAAGATCCTAGAGAGGGGTTGGCCGGGACGCTGTATGGGCAGAGCTTTCTGCGGCAGGGCGAGCATGTGGTGCAGCAGGGCGCCGCTCTGCTGGGAGCAGTGAGCAGTGTTCAGCTGGAGCCGGTGGCGGCGGAGATTCCGCGGACGGAGTGGGCAGAACACTGGGCCGAGGAGCTAATAGGCAACAGCAGCGTGTGTGTGCTGACGCCTCGGGCTGGATGGGTGACCAAGCAGTGGCCGGTGGAGCGGTTCGGTGAACTGGCGCAGCGGCTGCGCGCGATGGGGTATCGCTGCGTGGTGAACAAGCCGAACAAGGACGATGAGTTGGCCGAGGCCGTCGTTGCTGCCAGTGATGGCGCGGCGGAGCCGGTGGTCTGCAACGTGGCTGGGCTGATCGCACTGGTGCGGCGGGCGAAGCTGCTGGTGGGTGGCGACTCCGGACCGATGCATTTGGCGGCGATGCTGGGCGTGCCGGTGGTGGCGTTGTTTGGGCCGACGAACCCGCTGCGCAATGGGCCGTGGGGGCCGGGGCCGAAGGCGGTGCTGCGCGATGCGAGCTCGCAGAACACGTATAGGCGGACCGGCGAGGTCGATCCGGGGCTGGCGAAGGTGACGGTCGAGCAGGTGGCGGCAGCCGTGGCGGGGCTGGAAGCGTAA
- the lpxK gene encoding tetraacyldisaccharide 4'-kinase, producing the protein MSARRPWAWPFVPIYVAVISMKSWMRRVGLLSTRRLRWPVVSVGAISAGGSGKTPVVIALAKLLKDRGWEVNVLSRGYRRKGSDMERVDLNAIDAAERYGDEPVVIAREAQVPVWVGSNRYECGQRAQDSADLAWHGLLLLDDGFQHRQLARTLDLVLVTSEDLQDSMLPAGNLREGLEALSRADAVIVREDEFEVAGKSAWELVRTGTPVWTVRRKLVFPAPKKTLGAGLRPLAFCGIARPESFQTMLLNEGCGVVKTLAFDDHHLYTMGDIDILLKQADEERATGFATTDKDAVKLTAEMRARLETVGPVMVVTLEVEFVNTYEVMRAVEARIT; encoded by the coding sequence GTGAGCGCACGCAGACCCTGGGCCTGGCCATTCGTACCGATCTACGTTGCGGTGATCTCGATGAAGTCGTGGATGCGGCGCGTGGGGCTGCTGAGCACGCGGCGGCTGCGGTGGCCGGTGGTGAGTGTGGGGGCGATCTCGGCTGGGGGCTCGGGCAAGACGCCGGTGGTGATTGCACTGGCGAAGCTGCTGAAGGACCGGGGGTGGGAGGTGAATGTGCTCTCGCGCGGATATCGGCGCAAGGGGTCGGATATGGAGCGGGTGGACCTGAATGCCATCGACGCTGCCGAACGCTATGGCGATGAGCCGGTGGTGATCGCTCGCGAGGCGCAGGTGCCGGTGTGGGTGGGCAGCAACCGGTATGAGTGCGGGCAGCGGGCGCAGGACTCCGCCGACCTGGCGTGGCATGGGCTGCTGCTGCTGGATGACGGGTTTCAGCACAGGCAGCTGGCGCGGACGCTGGACCTGGTGCTGGTGACGAGCGAAGACCTGCAGGACTCGATGCTGCCGGCTGGGAACCTGCGCGAGGGGCTGGAGGCGCTGTCGCGGGCGGACGCGGTGATTGTGCGCGAGGACGAGTTTGAGGTGGCCGGCAAGTCGGCCTGGGAGCTGGTGAGAACTGGGACCCCGGTGTGGACGGTGCGGCGGAAGCTGGTGTTCCCTGCTCCGAAGAAGACGCTGGGGGCGGGGCTGCGGCCGCTGGCATTCTGCGGGATCGCGAGGCCGGAGAGCTTCCAGACAATGCTGCTGAATGAAGGCTGCGGGGTGGTGAAAACGCTTGCGTTCGACGACCACCATCTCTATACGATGGGAGACATCGACATACTGCTGAAGCAGGCAGATGAGGAGCGTGCGACGGGGTTTGCGACTACCGACAAGGACGCCGTAAAGCTGACCGCCGAGATGCGAGCACGGCTGGAGACAGTAGGACCGGTGATGGTGGTGACGCTGGAAGTTGAGTTTGTGAACACGTATGAGGTGATGCGGGCGGTGGAGGCGCGTATCACGTAG
- a CDS encoding 3-deoxy-D-manno-octulosonic acid transferase, protein MLLYSAVLLVGLVIASPWWLLRMVTTERYREGLGQRLGRVPVLLREAVRGRQVVWVHAVSVGEVLAATRLVAELEAALGDGWVVVVSTTTRTGQALARVRFGAARVFYYPLDFAWAVRAYLKALEPAMLVLMESELWPRMLHECRKSGVPVAVVNARVSDRSFARGMRVRKVWGRALRGVSLWLAQSEEDARRLVAMGVTPGSVVVSGNLKFDVRAARESRVAALIKEAAAGRPVVVAGSTLDRTKESTLSEEEIVIQAWEGSLRCEMDALLVIAPRHPERFGEVEAIAMEFTLQRVSSWILQGGETHTSGAKAPFSSEAMRPEAEASGYLSVPGSSAGTQSSFHPTYDDEAVMNGAPSVSDMSELVEVIVLDTIGDLAAVYGVADVAFVGGSLVDRGGHNPLEPAQFGVPVVMGPHFQNFRSIVAAMQAADGIRIVSDTVELRNTLNELLRDRALAEAIGERGRRVFEAQQGATGRTVAALMAMCVKGRVRGE, encoded by the coding sequence ATGTTGCTTTATAGCGCGGTGCTGCTGGTGGGGCTGGTGATCGCTTCGCCGTGGTGGCTGCTGCGGATGGTGACGACGGAGCGGTATCGCGAGGGGCTGGGGCAGCGGCTGGGGCGCGTGCCTGTTTTGTTGCGAGAGGCAGTGCGCGGACGGCAGGTGGTTTGGGTCCATGCGGTGAGTGTGGGTGAGGTGCTGGCGGCGACTCGACTGGTGGCGGAGTTGGAGGCGGCGCTGGGTGACGGGTGGGTCGTGGTGGTTTCTACGACGACTCGGACGGGGCAGGCGCTGGCGCGGGTGCGGTTTGGGGCTGCGCGGGTGTTTTATTATCCGCTGGACTTTGCGTGGGCGGTGCGGGCGTATCTCAAGGCGCTAGAGCCCGCCATGCTGGTGCTGATGGAGAGCGAGCTTTGGCCTCGGATGCTGCATGAGTGCCGGAAGTCTGGTGTGCCGGTTGCTGTGGTGAATGCCCGGGTGAGCGACCGGTCGTTTGCTCGCGGGATGCGGGTGCGGAAGGTTTGGGGGCGGGCGCTGCGGGGGGTGTCGTTGTGGCTGGCGCAGAGTGAGGAGGATGCGCGGCGGCTGGTGGCGATGGGGGTGACGCCGGGGAGTGTGGTGGTCAGCGGGAATTTGAAGTTTGATGTGCGGGCGGCGAGGGAGAGCCGGGTTGCGGCGCTGATCAAGGAAGCTGCGGCAGGGCGGCCTGTTGTCGTAGCTGGCAGCACTTTAGATCGCACGAAGGAGTCCACCCTCAGCGAGGAAGAGATCGTTATTCAAGCGTGGGAGGGTTCGCTGCGGTGCGAGATGGATGCTCTGTTGGTGATTGCGCCGCGCCATCCAGAGCGATTTGGCGAGGTAGAGGCGATAGCGATGGAATTCACCTTGCAACGGGTGAGCTCATGGATACTTCAAGGTGGTGAAACGCATACCTCGGGGGCTAAAGCCCCCTTTTCCAGCGAGGCTATGAGACCCGAGGCTGAAGCCTCGGGGTACCTGAGCGTGCCGGGTTCCAGCGCCGGGACGCAATCATCGTTCCACCCCACTTATGACGATGAAGCCGTCATGAATGGGGCACCCAGTGTGTCGGATATGTCGGAACTGGTTGAGGTGATTGTTCTAGATACGATTGGGGACCTTGCGGCTGTGTATGGGGTGGCGGATGTGGCGTTTGTGGGAGGAAGTCTGGTGGATCGCGGAGGGCATAATCCGCTGGAGCCGGCACAGTTTGGGGTGCCGGTGGTGATGGGGCCTCATTTTCAGAATTTTCGTAGTATTGTGGCGGCGATGCAGGCGGCTGATGGAATCAGGATTGTGTCCGATACAGTAGAGCTAAGGAATACCCTCAACGAACTGCTCCGGGACCGGGCGCTGGCAGAGGCGATCGGTGAGCGGGGGCGTAGGGTGTTTGAGGCGCAGCAGGGGGCCACGGGCAGGACGGTGGCTGCGCTGATGGCTATGTGTGTAAAAGGCAGGGTACGAGGAGAGTAA
- a CDS encoding GNAT family N-acetyltransferase translates to MTTIRPATPADVPTILRFIRDLALYEREPDSAIATEADLLRDGFCLAPDGITPLSSPRRFDCLIAEHKDDVAEGSATPVGFALYFASYSTWLGHHGLYLEDLYVSPEHRGSGLGRALLARVAAIALEQGCGRLEWSILDWNQPSIDFYHRIGAVMKSEWLGMRITGNALTTLAASTTT, encoded by the coding sequence ATGACCACCATCCGCCCCGCCACGCCCGCCGACGTCCCCACCATCCTCCGCTTCATCCGCGACCTCGCCCTCTACGAGCGCGAACCCGATTCCGCCATCGCCACCGAAGCCGACCTCCTCCGCGACGGCTTCTGCCTCGCCCCCGACGGCATCACACCACTCTCATCACCACGCCGCTTCGACTGCCTCATCGCCGAGCACAAGGATGACGTGGCTGAAGGCTCCGCCACCCCCGTCGGCTTCGCTCTCTACTTCGCCAGCTACAGCACCTGGCTCGGCCACCACGGCCTCTACCTCGAAGACCTCTACGTCTCCCCCGAGCACCGCGGCTCCGGCCTCGGCCGAGCCCTGCTAGCCCGCGTCGCCGCCATCGCCCTCGAGCAGGGCTGCGGCCGTCTCGAGTGGTCCATCCTCGACTGGAACCAGCCCTCCATCGACTTCTACCACCGCATCGGCGCCGTCATGAAGTCCGAGTGGCTAGGCATGCGCATCACCGGCAACGCCCTCACCACCCTCGCCGCCTCCACTACCACCTAA
- the trmFO gene encoding methylenetetrahydrofolate--tRNA-(uracil(54)-C(5))-methyltransferase (FADH(2)-oxidizing) TrmFO — MKKIHIIGGGLAGPEAALQAASLGCQVILSEMRPLRSTEAHQTSDFAELVCSNSLKSESENSAPWLLKQEMRRANSFLLQAADATSVPAGHALAVDRALFSERVAALIVQHPNIEVRREEITHLNENDPNTITILASGPLTSSPLAQELQRLTGTEQLAFYDSISPIVDAATIDMDKVYFAARWDKGTADYINCPFTKPEYEAFIDALAAAEKIQHKSWEQIPTAEHPATDVSSRPERSEVERPASGPVTATTKPPQYFEGCLPIEEIARRGRDTLRFGPMKPAGLTDPKTGRWPYACVQLRQETLRADSYNLVGFQNSLKYGEQARILRMIPGLENATFLRYGQVHRNTYIHAPSLLTETLQLKQHLSILIAGQLSGVEGYTESIASGLLAGRYAAALARGEQPTPAPRLTANGSLTHYITHAETKHFQPANITFDLLVPLEEDLRKKIRDKKERHRIQCERALEAWDTWLNDSRL; from the coding sequence ATGAAGAAAATCCACATCATCGGCGGAGGTCTCGCCGGCCCCGAAGCCGCTCTCCAGGCCGCCTCCCTCGGCTGCCAGGTCATCCTCTCGGAGATGCGCCCCCTGCGCTCCACCGAAGCCCACCAGACCTCCGACTTCGCCGAGCTCGTCTGCTCCAACTCCCTCAAGTCAGAATCCGAAAACTCCGCCCCCTGGCTCCTCAAGCAGGAGATGCGCCGCGCCAACAGCTTCCTCCTGCAAGCCGCCGACGCCACCTCCGTCCCCGCCGGCCACGCCCTCGCCGTCGACCGCGCCCTCTTCTCCGAGCGCGTCGCCGCCCTCATCGTGCAGCACCCAAACATCGAAGTCCGCCGCGAAGAAATCACCCATCTCAACGAGAACGATCCCAACACCATCACCATCTTGGCCTCCGGCCCGCTCACCAGCAGCCCACTCGCGCAGGAGCTCCAGCGCCTCACCGGCACCGAACAGCTAGCCTTCTACGACAGCATCTCCCCCATCGTCGACGCCGCCACCATCGACATGGACAAGGTCTACTTCGCCGCCCGCTGGGACAAAGGCACCGCCGACTACATCAACTGCCCCTTCACCAAGCCCGAGTACGAAGCCTTCATCGACGCCCTCGCCGCCGCCGAAAAAATCCAGCACAAATCCTGGGAACAAATCCCCACCGCAGAGCACCCCGCCACGGATGTGTCATCTCGACCGGAGCGCAGCGAAGTGGAGAGACCTGCGTCTGGCCCTGTCACGGCAACCACCAAGCCCCCCCAATACTTCGAAGGCTGTCTCCCCATCGAAGAGATCGCCCGCCGCGGCCGCGACACGCTCCGCTTCGGCCCCATGAAGCCCGCCGGCCTCACCGACCCCAAGACCGGCCGCTGGCCCTACGCCTGCGTGCAACTACGGCAAGAGACACTCCGCGCCGACAGCTACAACCTCGTCGGCTTCCAAAACTCCCTCAAGTACGGCGAGCAGGCCCGCATCCTCCGCATGATCCCCGGTCTGGAGAACGCCACCTTCCTCCGCTACGGACAGGTCCACCGCAACACCTACATCCACGCGCCCTCGCTGCTCACCGAAACCTTGCAACTCAAGCAGCACCTGTCGATCCTCATCGCCGGCCAGCTCTCCGGCGTCGAAGGTTACACGGAGTCCATCGCCAGCGGCCTCTTAGCCGGACGCTACGCCGCAGCCCTGGCCCGCGGCGAGCAGCCGACACCAGCCCCACGCCTCACCGCCAACGGCTCCCTCACCCACTACATCACCCACGCCGAAACGAAACACTTCCAACCCGCCAACATCACCTTCGACCTGCTGGTGCCGCTAGAGGAAGATCTCCGCAAAAAGATCCGCGACAAAAAAGAGCGCCACCGCATCCAGTGCGAACGAGCCCTCGAAGCCTGGGACACATGGCTCAACGACAGCAGGCTCTGA
- a CDS encoding cellulase family glycosylhydrolase has protein sequence MNIFASLSRRLFASMCLFALTLTASAQRWSEQKANDWYAQQPWLVGANYIPSNAINQLEMFQATTFDPAINDRELGYAEGIGMNVMRVFLQDQLWQQDPDGFKQRLNTFLSIAAKHHIKILFVLFDSCWDPNPKLGPQHPPIPGVHNSGWVQSPGIPRLLDRSVEPQLKAYVIGVVSAFANDPRVLGWDLWNEPDNDGGGDNSRSPAAVKAKFDRIAELLPQVFAWARSAHPSQPLTTPLWQGDWHDPAKEDPIVKIQLRESDIITFHNYGWPEDFAARVHELEPLHRPILCSEYMARGAGSTFDGTLPVAKRLHVAAINWGLVNGKTQTNLPWDSWQRPYVLEQPPIWFHDVFHPNGTPYRQAEADLIRRLTGRGTPPTTPTN, from the coding sequence ATGAACATCTTCGCCTCACTCTCCCGCCGCCTCTTCGCGTCGATGTGCCTCTTCGCCCTTACCCTCACCGCATCCGCCCAACGCTGGTCCGAGCAAAAAGCCAACGACTGGTACGCCCAGCAGCCGTGGCTCGTCGGCGCCAACTACATACCGTCGAACGCCATCAACCAGCTCGAGATGTTCCAGGCCACCACCTTCGACCCCGCCATCAACGACCGCGAGCTCGGCTACGCCGAAGGCATCGGCATGAACGTCATGCGCGTCTTCCTGCAGGACCAGCTCTGGCAGCAGGACCCCGACGGCTTCAAGCAGCGCCTCAACACCTTCCTCTCGATCGCCGCGAAACACCACATCAAAATCCTCTTCGTCCTCTTCGACTCCTGCTGGGACCCCAACCCCAAGCTCGGCCCGCAGCACCCGCCCATCCCTGGCGTGCATAACTCCGGCTGGGTGCAAAGTCCCGGCATCCCGCGCCTGCTCGACCGCTCCGTGGAGCCGCAGCTCAAGGCCTACGTCATCGGCGTCGTCTCCGCCTTCGCCAACGACCCCCGCGTCCTCGGCTGGGACCTCTGGAACGAGCCCGACAACGACGGCGGCGGCGACAACTCCCGCTCCCCCGCCGCCGTAAAGGCCAAGTTCGACCGGATCGCTGAGCTCCTCCCGCAGGTCTTCGCCTGGGCCCGCTCCGCGCACCCGTCGCAGCCGCTCACCACCCCGCTCTGGCAGGGCGACTGGCACGACCCCGCGAAGGAAGACCCCATCGTCAAGATCCAGCTCCGCGAATCCGACATCATCACCTTCCACAACTACGGCTGGCCCGAGGACTTCGCCGCCCGCGTCCACGAGCTCGAACCCCTCCACCGCCCCATCCTCTGCTCCGAGTACATGGCCCGCGGCGCAGGCTCCACCTTCGACGGCACGCTCCCCGTCGCCAAGCGCCTCCACGTCGCCGCCATCAACTGGGGACTCGTCAACGGCAAAACCCAAACCAACCTTCCCTGGGACTCCTGGCAGCGCCCCTACGTCCTCGAGCAGCCGCCCATTTGGTTCCACGACGTCTTCCACCCCAACGGCACACCCTACCGCCAGGCAGAAGCCGACCTCATCCGCCGCCTCACCGGCCGCGGCACCCCACCCACCACCCCCACTAACTAA